The genomic interval GGACTCCGAGCTTGAAGGGTGAAATCGGTGGATGAGCATGTGATTAAGTTACAGATATTGATGCAGGTATGGCAGGATATCATGTCATCGTACcatcaggttctggttctggttctggtgcagaAGCTGGGCTGGTCGGTTCAGGAGACTCAGACGACGCTCGTCTCAGGAACTCTCCACTCATCTGACAAGCAGTAATCGTTTAGGATTTCTACCCATACCTTCCCTTAGAACTGTATAGTCATCGCCATGACGACCGGTACCTCTATCAGTCTAGTGGGACTGGGCATGATATGCATGTGCATCAGTCCGAACATAGGGTCTGAGGCTCCATCCGTCTCttgcagaagagacagagcatcGGAGAAGACCAGAGAAGGCCTGTCGGAGACAACGAGGAGTTAATTAGCGGTCACAAACGAGGAAACGAGGAAACGGACGCGGAGCGGCTGCTCCCACCTGGTGTAGTCATCCATGTCAATCTTCTGGGATGCCCTCTGCTTCAGAAGCTGGACCAGGATGGAGTGAATTTCCTCTGAAACAGACATGTGCCGGTTACAGTATCCGCTCCCGGCATCCAGCCCTCAGCTGGTGCCAGGCCTTACCCAGCAGCATGGCGCACTGGCGGTGGAAGACCACGACGACGCCGTACTGCAGCTGGGACGACAGGTAGAGGGAGAAGCGGGGCCGCGGCAGGCCCGGGCGAGGGGCCGGGACCTTCTCCAGCAGGTAGTCCATGATGTCATCACTGCGAGACGCGCGCTTTTAGTTCACAAGACAGCCACCGTAACACAACTTGGGCTGGGTCTTACCAGGTCCTTTTGACGTTGACTTTCAGGATATCCCGGCGAGAGACTCGGATGCCTTTGGTCGCGACCAGCCTGAAACAGGAGCAGGACGCTCAGTCAACTGCAGTGGAATCATGTGCATGGTTGTGTTTTCAGCTAAAATTAAGCACAATTACATTACAAATGTGGTCTGAAACCCAACAGACACCTTTAGTAAACTAATGATCTTGTATCTTGTGTCACCTTTTTGACCCTGGACGAACATCAAAGGCTTCTTGGGATGTTTTTTGCACCTGCAGCCAGTTTTTTTTCTCACGTGCACCTGCTGCATGCATTTTATACGTGCAAGTTTTAAAAAAGGATAAACTCCAGTAAATTTCCAGTAAATCTAGGAGTGTTGAAATTCTCCAAACAGCATTACGATGGTTTAATAATGTGCTGTGGGACGCGCCCCGTTAGCATCGGTGGCGTTTAGCCGCGGACACGTGCGCTTTGTGGGGCGAGGACGGGCCCCACGTCCACAGCGTGGAGCGGGTTTCACACACGTCAAATGGATGTAAAATCACCTTCACTTACCAGATCGTCGAAAAGCAGCCAGAATGGCGCCGCAGGACTGCGGGGTAATAAAACATTCTGGAAAGAAGTGAACGGAATCTGAACAGAAGACGTCAGGTTCAAGAAGAGAGGAGAATGTTTGTCGCGTTTTTTTCACTTCAGCTTGAAAACTGATTGGTCAAAATCCGCTGTGAGTTTTTGAAATAAGGCGGGTTTTATCTACTATGAACATCTGGTTATAACACTGCAAAGAGTTGTAATAACAAAGTCTGGATTATGATCCTTATTACAATATCTTCATGATAGTTAAAACTATTAAGTAGttatgttttttatattaaactgtTTGCCTGAACCCATCATTTGACTTTAGTTTTCTATCGAACATATAAAAAAAGAGCAGGCGCAGTTACAGATCCTTGAAGAATATATTTTATTCAGGTGTAAAGGAAATGTATCatggctaaaataaaaaaaaggaggcaAACTGCTGTAATAAAATTCAGAAGTCaactaaaaaaaagacaaactaacatttaaaattaCAGTAGTGATGCAACACGTTTGCACACTGACTCCGGCGCGGTCACAGCAGTCGTCCTCTGCACTCAgtggagccgcagcagcagagcagcaccttCCCCTCCACGCTGCCCACCTCGTAGTTGTAGTCCCAGGTGAGCTCCGTGCCGGCGCGGATCCGCCTGCAAGGACAAGGCCGGTCACTGTGTGGATGGAGTTAAACCAAGGGCTGCAGATAGAAGCTTTTCATTAATGAGTCCATTTCCACcatgaagtgtgtttgtgtgttatatACAGTGAAACGTTGGGGAACATAACACTGAGTGACACGGCAGTGCCACCCTAAGGCTGTGGCCACCAACACACCGCCCTGTTATAAATAAGTCCTTTAGCTCCTAGTCTCGAGTTCGAccacttaaaataaaaaaactgggGCTTTCACACGACCTAGGACTCAACCAGCAACTTCCACCGCATGTCATCCATGATTCGTGAGCTCGAGCCCTAGAGTCAAACGCTGCTTTGTCTTTGAGAAGCTCACAGGAATGTCTGAGAAAACTCAAGACAATATTAAActacagtgatgatgatgatgacaattaACTGGACATTCATCAAGACTCACTTGCTGGCAAAGAACGCCACCCAGGGAAACCGCAAATCATGCGTGTCCACGAACACATTCTGGACAAAAAGGTTagggctgcagctgtgctgtaaGACAGAGGCAGACGTGACAGAGATAAACACGCGGCACCACTAATTAAACTGGCATCAGACTCTACTGTGATCCGCGCTGCCGCAATATTTACGTTGAGGTAACGTCCGAGGTTGCCTTCCAACTTGGCATCAATGATGTAGCAGGACTCTTCGCCGTCAAAGAACAGGCGTGTGTTCTTCGGAGCGTTGTCGCCGCCCGCTCCGGCTGGTCCTTGCGGTCCTGGTTTCCCCTGACCGCCCGgtcctccccctgctcctgctgcgcCGGTTTTCACCATCAGGCTGTGGTTGCCCTTCAGGGCGATGCCGCGTGTAGATTTAACCGCGACCTGCTTCTTAGTAACACCTGAGGGAGACAGCGACAACAAAATGACTCGCGTTAAAACCCGTGGGGTCGGATTCAGTGTGACGTGACGTCATTCTTCGTTCATCTCTCTCTACCGCTGGCggctttctccttctccttgttGTCTTCGGATCCCGAACTGATGGTCTGAACGTCATCACTGTCAGACAGAGTCATCACATCCTGCTTCTTCCCCATTTCTGGCTTCACCTGACTACCAGAAAATcagaattatttttaaaagcaaTCTAACTTTAAATGCTATTAGTGATTACGTAATTAATCTTTACTTTATTGTTGTTGGCAGCattgaaataaactaatacatAGTTAAAAGTATATTATGACAAGAATAACACACCTCTTGCTGTCTCCGGTTTCCTGTGGTAGAAATTAGAAGAAGAATTCTATATTACTTCCATATAAAGTATCTAAAATAGATATTCAACATGATTCCATTTCTGAGACACTGCACGTGTTCTATAAAAAGAAGTTGGAGTTtcagaaaacattatttttgctttatCCACTCTGTTCTCACCTTCTTCATTCCCTGGTTGGTGAGCCAGGAAGCCACCTTGCTCTTCCCAGACTCCTCTGGCATGGACGGTGGTTTGTCATCATCAGTTCCTCTGGCCGATGCGCTCAGTCCATCTTTACTGTCTTGACTCCCTGAGGCCGAAGACAAAAATGAACTCTTCCGAAACACTGTATCTCCTTGCAGGATTGCATTCATTTATATCAGTGCCTTCCTCTGGGTGAAAGTCTAATAACTGTCTCACCTTCCTTGTTGCCCTTGACCTGACCACGTGTGGTGTAACTCCTCcacacagagctggagctgtAGTAATTTTCCTTCACAAATGTATCATCTGAACTATCACTTTCATCTTCACTTTTAGAGTCTCTGTCATCGTCATCATTGCTGTCGTCTGATGAGCTTGAACTTTCACCTGTGACAGAGAAAAAGACGAAGATAAATAAATCCTCATTCAGAAACTAATCAAAGATGAGGGCTGCTCTGGTCCCTTTTGGTCCAGCGTTGATAGAGGAGTGGACTGGACTTACCCTTTCTGGACAGACGCCCCAGAGAGTTAGCTGATGCTAAGGCAGACGGCTGAATTTTTATCCTGGAAAGGTCCACGCCGCTGCCCTCGCTGTCCGAACAGTGAGCTTCACTCTCATAACCCTCCTTGAAGTTCTCCACACTCTCTATATGGTCCAAGTTGGCAAAGTACTCATCACCCATCTCAAGGCCTTCTTTGTCTGCAAAGTCATCCGTCAAGATTTTTCCTGAAAATGGGAAAACAAGTTATTGGTTGTGTATCAGAATGCTTCACTGAAAACCTGATTGCACAGTCTGGGTAACACTGCACCTCTCACAACTATTCTGTCCCTTTACTCACCCGCGTAGATGCAGACAAAAGATCCTTTGGCCACATCATCCAAACAGCGAATGCCCCATCCTTTATTCTGGGTCTTAAAGAGCTGAAGACGAACCTGCAGCCCGTGCTGCACCAGTCGGTTGGTGCACATCTTAGCACAGCATTTACACCTTTTGTTACATTCGTAGATCCTGAGAATCCAACAAAAAGAAGCAGACGGATAAAGAAGAGAAAACACCATCCTCCTAGGTGTAATTATCTTCTTATGTTACATTAGTTGAGATTTCTCTACATGCTTAGGACTGACCCTGTGGGTAGACACTCCTCTAATCGTTTGTGCAGATAGCCAGCATTTGCATTGATCTGTGCCCCTGGTGTACAGGCTGTAGCCTGGAGGGTCAGCTGATGACACGAACACTTGGACCTGCAATTAGAACATAATTAACACCTGGCTTCAGAATATCATCAAGGGAAGAAATATGAAGAATGATAGGTCTCAGGCGAACAGCTTCACTAACTTGTCTTGACAGCCGTCAGTGCAATCACACCCAACCAGGAAATCTGAACTAGTGTTAATGAATACTCCATCTTCAGGAATACGCTCTTTACCTAAAGGAATAAAGATAATAACCTGTCAATATCTATGTACAAAGTAAAGGTACAGTAAAGGCTTCATGCAAAAATGTAATGCTTTATGCAACATAAAACCTTTAGCATAGAGCTTCCTTTAAaccaacaaaagcaaaaaagattTTAATTCAACTGTAacaaaatttaatttatttaatcatTATTATGATGAGATGTGATTTAAATACtagtttaaaaataaatgaattcgATCTACCATAACCCTTCTTTATCTCAGTTCAGTCCTTACTGTAAGCTACTTTAGGAGGGGGTGTGCTGTCGATCTCATTGACGCAGGACAATGGAATGTCCTCCTTTCCACCAGTGATGTCCTCAAAGTAATAGAAGGGCCTCTGTGGCTGGAAGTGCCGGTCCACGAGTACGTAGGGATCCAGACAGAACATCTCCAGGAATATAAAGTCACAGCGTGTCTGGAAGATGTAGCGCTGGATTTCTGCCATGTTACGCAAGCAGAGGCCACATGGAGCTTTGTAGATCACGTGGAAAGACATCTGTGGATGGAAAGAAGAGAAGGATGCTAAAAATGCAAAGAGCTTGTTTTAAGGTGAGGCAAGTCCATGTTTACCTTCCGGTTGACTTTGCGCCGTCCTGTCATACGTCTGAAATCGTAGAGTAAAGGTGTGAGCAGAGGGTTCTTCCCAAGGTACCGGTCTGGTTTTGCAGGTCGGACACGGTTCAAACAGGCGGGCTGACACGTGTGCGTCATGTAGAAGATGCGGTCCGTTGGTGCACGGTACGAGGGCTGATGCGGGACGGTTGCCATTGGGTGGCCGATGGGAGGCATAGTTTGAGGAACGGTGGACACCTGTTTCTGATACGACGGGGTGAAAGCGGGTGAAGGGGTGTTTGGGGCATTCAACGTTTTTCCACTGGGGATTCACaatcaaaagaaaagaaaacttgCAGTTAGAtttgaaaacataaaatgtaCAAGAACACATCACTTTTAACAgtccttggtgtgtgtgtgtgtgtcaaactgGACACGCTTTAGGCCCCACAGTAGGACGGATTACCTGGGCAGGCTGCTTGGACTGGAGGACAGCGACTGTAAAACCTTGGAGGCATGTGTGCCTCCCACTCCTGGGACAAATGGAGATGTGCTCTTCTTTGCCATCTGATGTTTATTGCTTAAACATATAAAATCATTAAGTCAATTCCCATTTGTAAATAGCTAATAGCTGACAAGTGCATTTGTTCCTTCTTTCCATCTAAGATAAATTGTGCACAGGGTTATAGATTCTGATTGGTTAAACACTCGGCAGGCACCACTCACTCGATGCGTGGAGACTGCAGAGACTGAGGGATCTGCGGGCTCTGCTGCGCTTGTTGGAGCcgttgctgctgatgctgcggttgatgctgctgctgctgcggttgatgctgctgctgctgcggttgatgctgctgctgctgcggttgatgctgctgctgctgcggttgatgctgctgctgctgctgctgcggttgatgctgctgttgctgctgctgcggttgatgctgctgttgctgctgctgcggttgaTGCTGTGGTGGTGTCTGCACCGTCTGACTGGGTGCCTGCGGTGATTTGACAGGGGAGGCTCCAACATGTCCATCACTGGTGTATTGGACTACAGGGCCCTTGCTTCTCAGTGCCCCTGGAGATTGAAATAAACAGTGGGAAATTAAAGGGATAGTGATATACTAGCTCTAAATATCTCTTAAATTAAGAATACCCCAAAAAGAAAACTATTACTATTAGTGAAAATTACCCATGTTAGGTCGTGTCCTCTGCTGTCCAGCCAGCTTCTTCTCCTGAGCGTTGGCCGTGGTCATCTTCAGGTTGAACATGGGCTCCAACCGGGTTGAGCCTCGATAGATCCATTCGCTCCTCTTATCGTCCTGATCAGGGCAAATAGACAATTGATGATTAGTCAGGAATAACCCAGTGAAAATGGTTTAACCCAATATCTTTATAAAAGGCAGCTGTTACAGAGTTAATTACATACCAAAAAGAGGATCTTGACCAAGCTGccgtccacctcctccactttACTTCTCCACCAGGTCCCCTCCCACTCTGTCTTGATAATCTGGCCGACTTTCAGCAGCACCATAGGTCTGCTGGGATAAGCGGTGATGTACTCCTCAATGAAGTCTCGACACGATGCATCTTCGATGTCCTCCCAggtatgttttactgtaaaaacaagaATGACCTGCGTGATTTATGGGGCGGTTTATCACATCACAGTCTACGGCCTTTATGACATCTGAATCGTAACATTTCCAGCAGATTAAGAAAATGcacaaaacctttttttaagacagagaTTAGAATATAAAGAAGTGAGGACTTACATGATCGACAAATAGGATGTAGCTCAGGTAGCGTCACGTATGAAGCATAGCCATCATCAAAAAATATCAGAAACCTAAAACACAAATTACAAAACAATTAACTGGGATactgatttgtgtgtttggacGTCTTCTAGGTTCGTCTGCCCACCTCATGCGGTTCTTGTTGTTGGGCATCTCCGCTACGATTCCAGCATAGAGCCATACCAGGTTTCCATCCTTGTATTTGGCTACAACGCGCGCTCCAACATACAGATTTTCCAGGGTGGGGTTATAGTCGAAGGCCACATGATTTCCAGAAAGCAGACTCTTCCCTTTATCAAACTTCACTTTATACTTAAATACACCATTTCCTGCATATGAACAGAGGATTAATAGCATAAATTTAAGATTGTTGCAAAGTCAGTAAATATGTTCCAGTAACGCACCAACGGGGTTAATAGCAACCAGTGTGCCTCTGTGCCACGTCTTTGTGCGTTTCTTTCCAAGAATGCTCATCCCAATCCGGAGCTCATCTTCTGGCATGTTTGAGTTTGGCCTTGCCACGGTCTGAGACGAAGACTGGGACACAAACACTGCTGGTGGTGCACCTTGGATACAGAAGAAATATAAAAGGCCATGTGTCAAACACAGCAAGGCTTAACACAGATACGATGCCCCAGTACCTACAACGCCTATGTGTACTCACATGACTGGGCCGGAGGTTGTCCTGGAGATCGAAGCAATGAAGTACCTGCTGAGGGCTTGTTGACCATTTGGGTCAATGACTGTACCTGCTGAGTGATTTTCTGCAGAGCTGTGGACACATCTTTAGACtggaaaagcaaaataaatagaGCATTGATCATctgctgttgctttgttttaacAACTCCGCTGTCACCTTGCTAAATCTTTGAAAGTAGGGGTAGAAAATCTAACTGTACCACATAGAAACTGTTTTAGAGACACAACAAGAGGTCACACCATGTGAAGTGGAACTAGAGCACATTATAAACAAGCTTTTACTGTTCTTACCCCTGGATCTTTGGCAGGATGGGGAGACTTCTTCGGAGGAACCACTGAAACATGAAaaagaatgtaaaaaaaagagaacaggCACATAAAAAACTTGACATGACAATTACACTACTTACGACAGTCAACAGCGATGAcatcgtcgtcgtcatcatcatctatTTCAATGACCTCGGACGACAACTCCTTTGCTTCCCCGTCAtcctctgagctgctctctCTGTAGACGAGGCCGTTCTTCTGGTACGTGGCCTTAACCAGCCTCTCGCACTCAACTACAGACCTGAAAAAGCAGGGAGGGAAGATCAGCCACTCAGAATGTACTGACTATGTCCAGATGATGCTTATCAACacatatatttaaatgtattaagtAGGTCTGCAATGCTGTTTTTTACCGCATCTTGTGTGTTTGACGCAGCTGATCTGCTTTCTCTTTAAATTAACATCTGGCTTTAATTAGACAGCATTTCTGTTTATGGACTAAAAGCTTTTACTACTCAAGAAATATATAGAATTGACCAATTCCAACTCACTTATTTGCATCTTTGAGAAGCTTCTCTGtcactgcttcctcctcctctttctgctcCACCCATTCCTTCAGCTCCCTCAGCTGAGCCTTTTTCGTCTGCACAATCTCACTCTTCTCCACCGCCTCTTCAATCCACTTCTTCAGCTCGTCGAGGGAAATGCCCAGTTCTTCCTCCAGACTGGGGTCCCAGCCATCAACCTCCATtctgagaaacaaaaacaagaattcCAGGGTCTCCTTTTTGAAACACGTGGCACAAGTTGATTGTTGATATTTGACCACTTGTTGTCTCCATATATTTTTAAAGCCAAGAAAACTGTGTGCACAGCCAATGCACCTTTATGAGCACAAGTCTACAGCCCAGactctctgtgctgctgatgctccaCATAATGTGTCGCAGCACTAGATCATTACTCATCGAACATGTGTTATGAAGCTAGAAATGGAGAAGGCAGCAAGTTGAGAGCCTGCACAAACTTAGCTGCACGAAGGTGCAATGTTATTAATCGCACGGGAGCTGACGAAAGGTGCAATCTCCAAATACAACAAATGCAAAGCAAGAAGTGATGGCGCACATAATactttttattgcatttaaaacattttagtttAATA from Betta splendens chromosome 16, fBetSpl5.4, whole genome shotgun sequence carries:
- the setdb1b gene encoding histone-lysine N-methyltransferase SETDB1-B yields the protein MEGSQRMEVDGWDPSLEEELGISLDELKKWIEEAVEKSEIVQTKKAQLRELKEWVEQKEEEEAVTEKLLKDANKSVVECERLVKATYQKNGLVYRESSSEDDGEAKELSSEVIEIDDDDDDDVIAVDCLVPPKKSPHPAKDPGSKDVSTALQKITQQVQSLTQMVNKPSAGTSLLRSPGQPPAQSCAPPAVFVSQSSSQTVARPNSNMPEDELRIGMSILGKKRTKTWHRGTLVAINPVGNGVFKYKVKFDKGKSLLSGNHVAFDYNPTLENLYVGARVVAKYKDGNLVWLYAGIVAEMPNNKNRMRFLIFFDDGYASYVTLPELHPICRSLKHTWEDIEDASCRDFIEEYITAYPSRPMVLLKVGQIIKTEWEGTWWRSKVEEVDGSLVKILFLDDKRSEWIYRGSTRLEPMFNLKMTTANAQEKKLAGQQRTRPNMGALRSKGPVVQYTSDGHVGASPVKSPQAPSQTVQTPPQHQPQQQQQQHQPQQQQQQHQPQQQQQQHQPQQQQHQPQQQQHQPQQQQHQPQQQQHQPQHQQQRLQQAQQSPQIPQSLQSPRIDNKHQMAKKSTSPFVPGVGGTHASKVLQSLSSSPSSLPSGKTLNAPNTPSPAFTPSYQKQVSTVPQTMPPIGHPMATVPHQPSYRAPTDRIFYMTHTCQPACLNRVRPAKPDRYLGKNPLLTPLLYDFRRMTGRRKVNRKMSFHVIYKAPCGLCLRNMAEIQRYIFQTRCDFIFLEMFCLDPYVLVDRHFQPQRPFYYFEDITGGKEDIPLSCVNEIDSTPPPKVAYSKERIPEDGVFINTSSDFLVGCDCTDGCQDKSKCSCHQLTLQATACTPGAQINANAGYLHKRLEECLPTGIYECNKRCKCCAKMCTNRLVQHGLQVRLQLFKTQNKGWGIRCLDDVAKGSFVCIYAGKILTDDFADKEGLEMGDEYFANLDHIESVENFKEGYESEAHCSDSEGSGVDLSRIKIQPSALASANSLGRLSRKGESSSSSDDSNDDDDRDSKSEDESDSSDDTFVKENYYSSSSVWRSYTTRGQVKGNKEGSQDSKDGLSASARGTDDDKPPSMPEESGKSKVASWLTNQGMKKETGDSKSQVKPEMGKKQDVMTLSDSDDVQTISSGSEDNKEKEKAASGVTKKQVAVKSTRGIALKGNHSLMVKTGAAGAGGGPGGQGKPGPQGPAGAGGDNAPKNTRLFFDGEESCYIIDAKLEGNLGRYLNHSCSPNLFVQNVFVDTHDLRFPWVAFFASKRIRAGTELTWDYNYEVGSVEGKVLLCCCGSTECRGRLL